GAACTGGCAGAAGAAAAGGGAATCAAAAACGGTGAAGTGATTATTGTTGAAAGCATCCGAGGCAGAGTTGAAGCTGTTGCCATGGTAACTGTACGCATGCGTCCCCTCAAGGTTCATGGACGAATCATACATGAGATAGGTATGCCTTACTGTTTCGGCTGGACCACTCCTGGGTGTGGTGATTCCACCAACAGACTCACCCCGTCAGTTGGTGACCCGAATACGACCATTCCGGAGTTCAAGGCGTGTTGTGTAAATATACACAAGGCAAAGAAAGTAACAGAGCTGGCCACACCATAAGATAAGGAGACTGTCATGTCCAAAACAATACTGATAGACACCTCTCGCTGCACAGCATGCCGCGGGTGCCAGATCGCCTGTAAGGAGTGGCATGAACTGCCCGCAAACAAGACCTATCAGGTCGGCTGGGGTAGTCATCAGAATCCGCCGGATTTGAATCCGAACAACTATAAACTGGTCCGCTTCAGTGAACATCTTACTGATAATGTCATCCGCTGGAACTTCTTCCCCGACCAGTGTCGTCACTGTGAAATTGCTCCCTGCAAGGAAACAGGTGACATGTATATTGAAGAAGCCATCACGCAGGACGATCAGACAGGCGCAATTATCTTTACTTCCAAAACTAAAGGTTTCGATAAGGAACAGTTTGAGGAAATAAAAGAAGCCTGCCCTTACAATATCCCCAGACGGGATGAAAAAAGCGGTTTACTCTCCAAATGTACCATGTGCAATGACAGAATCCACAACGGCATGCCTCCGGCATGTGTGAAGGTCTGTCCTACCGGCACAATGCAGTTCGGCGAAAGAGAAGACATGCTGAAACTGGCTAAAAAGCGTGTGGCTGAATTAAAAAAAGACTGGCCCGAAGCTCGCTTGGTTGATCCCGATTCAGTAAATGTAATCTATCTGCTTATCGACAAACCGGAAAACTATTATGAGTTTGCCGTTGCGGAGTCCAATGTCGGGCCCATGACGAAGAAGCAGTTATTCGCCAAATTGGCGAGCCCTTTCAAAGCAATGAAAGGGTAAAACCCTAAGCTGTACGATTACAGGGCGCCATGCAGTGGCGCCCTGTTTAACCAGAGATACGGAGCTACCGCATGGAAATGAATTCTGATTTAAAACAAATTGAATCCACGCTCGAAAATATCAAAAACCGTGATGCTTCATACGGTGATCTTGTAGGCAGATTCGGACCACTCTTTAAAAAAATTGATCAGGTTCGTACCTTCCTGAACTCCATGAAACTGCACACTCCTGTCATCGATGCCGCACGCTTGGCTGCCGGTGTTCCAATCTTTGCCGAAACAGATCTCTATAATTGGTCCGATGCTTTCAAACAGTCAGATGAAAGTCTTCTTCCCGTTATTGCTGACGTCATGCAATTGGAACCGGCAGTACACCGAAATCTGCTGGCTTATATGGATGTTACCGAAAATCTCCTCGGTCTTGCACAAGCAAGTATAGAAGGGAACCTGAATCATTTTGAAAAAACAGCTGAACAGCTTGGCATCGATTCCCCGGCAATGCTGCACTATATTTCAAATACAATTGCGACCCCGGTACTAAACGCACTTGTATGCAGCATGGGAGATAAACTTACCTCGATTTCATGGGAACACGGCTACTGTCCTGTCTGTGGATCATTACCTTCAATTTCCCAACTATCCCTAAGGAATAGGGCCGACTCTGAATATCTGGTCGGCGGAGGGGGGAAAAAATATCTGCACTGTTCCCTTTGCGGGCACGATTGGCATCATAAACGGAACACCTGTGCAGCATGCGGAAATGATGACAGCGAGACCAGAGAATTCCTCTTCTTGGATAATGTAGAGCATGAACGGATAGAAATTTGCCATAAGTGTGGTAAATATATGCTTAACATTGACTTACGTGCATATTCGTCCCTGCCGCATCTGGATACAATACAGATGGGGCTGATACATCTCGATTTGTTGGCCCATGAAAAAGATCTGGCCCCTGTTACACCTACTATTTGGAATACAATTGAGTAGGTAAAATTTATAGTTGTCCTATTTAATGAAGCTTCCGGATAGGATTAAATCTTTATAAAACAATAGCACTCCATTCTCCTCAAAGAGAAGCCCGGACTTTTTAAATCAAGTCCGGGCTTCTTTTTAATCATCACAATGTCACAGCGCGGCTCATGCCTTGTTTGCTCTAATTACTTATCTTGCAGACAATGATATCTTTAAACATGTAAATCCAGAATGGAAGATAAAAATCATGTCCTTACCGTAAACTGAATATTTAACAAAAAGACGAGGCTTTTAATAATTCCATAGTATACTCATTTTCAGGATTATTAATAATTTTATCTACCGGACCGTATTCAACACACCGACCATTTTTCATCACCAGCACTGTATTACAAAGACCACTGACCAAGGCAATATCGTGAGAAATAAATATCATACTCATGTTACTTTCCCGAACTAAAGAGCGCAGAAGATCGGCAATTCGTGCCTGAGAAGAAACATCAAGCGCACTGGTAGCCTCGTCGCAGATAAGAAGTTCAGGTTCGGCAACCAAAGCACGGGCTATGGCTGCCCGTTGACACTGTCCCCCTGATATTTCCCACGGATAACGATCAGCCAACTCCGGTTCAAGTCCAACCTTGTGCATCAGTTCATTAATATACGCATCAACTGTGCTTTTTCTTTTCCGGTCGGTCAGATTGCGTACAGCATCTCTCATGGTCACACGGATGCGCTTATTCTGATCAAAAGATGTAAGCGGAATCTGAAATACCATTTGAGCCCTGCGATAAAGAGTACGCAGGCTCCGCCTGTTCATGGCCGTAACTTCTTCCCCTTCATATCTGATACTCCCCTCATCCGTTTCCTCCAGCTGAAGAAGTTGTCTGGAAAGAGTACTCTTGCCTGATCCCGATTCCCCAACGATTCCTAAAACCTCGCCGCGAGCGAGAGTAAAGCCGACGTCCCGCACTGCTTCTATTGTTCGCTCAGCAATACTGTAACGTTTTGTTAAACTGCTCACTTCAAGAAATTTAGAAGAAAAATCAGGAACAGAGTTGACCGCCAGCAAGCAGGGAACATCTGATATCAATTCTTTTGTATAAGAGTGCTGCGGAGAATCAAGAACCTTTCTGGTGGGCCCACATTCGACAATCTCCCCCTGATGCATGATAGCCACCCTGTCAGCTATATGCGACGCAAGAGAGATATTATGAGTCACCAAAAGAATTGATGCCCCGCACTCTTCACGTAAAATACAAAACTCCTCAATCACCTGCCTCTGGTTCATCACGTCCAGCGCACTGGTAGGTTCATCTGCAAGGATAAGGGTTGGCTCCATTACCATAGCCATAGCCAAAGCAACACGCTGACACATCCCTCCCGAAAGTTCAAAGGGGCAGCAGTCCAGCACCCTATCAGCATCGCCCAGCCCAATTTTTATAAAAGCGGTTCGTAATGCAGCGAGAGATTTTTCATCATCAAACCGCTTATGGCTACGCATGGTATCCAGAAACTGGCCGCGTATCTTCCGTATGGGATTCATGGAAGTAGCAGGATTCTGAAATACTGTGCACAACTCATCGCCCAGCAGATTCCTGCGCTCTTCAGTGGATAGCTCAGTTAGATTCCGTCCGTTGAACGTTATTCCTCCTCTGGAAGTCCGTACCCTATTGGAAGGAAGTCCCATTATGGACTTTAAAACAGTAGACTTACCCGATCCTGATTCACCGACCAACGCGAAGATCTCTCCAACCCCCACATCAAAGGAGATGTCTCGGATGACATCCTCTCCATTGTATCCAGCGCTAAGGTTCTGCAAATTCAACACCGTACTTTTCATACACGGTCCTCGCCAAGATCCTTAACGTCAAAACGGTCACGCAAGGCGTCTCCCAGATAGTTAAATACCATTACGGTTATAACAAGAGCGGCAGCCGGATACATGACCGTCCATGGGGCGGTACGTAACATCCCCCTCGACTCGCTGATCATACTACCCCACTCAGCCTGAGGAAGCTGAACTCCGAGTCCAAGGAAGGAAAGCCCTGCAAACCCCAGCATGACTGTACCAATCTGGGAAGTTGCAAAGGTGAGAAGCGAGTTAAAAATATTTGGCAAAATATATTTTGTCATAATTACGGTATCGCTACAGCCTGAAATTCTGGCAGCCTGAATAAATTCCTCATTTTTCAATGAGATAACTCGGCTTCGAGCCAAACGGGCATATGGTGTCCAACTGGCAAATCCCATGGCAAGCATTGCATTACCCATTCCTCCTCCGAGTATACCGGCCACCGAAATAGCCAATACCATCTGTGGAAAGGCCATAATGCCGTCGATAAACCGCATTACAATCCTATCGGCCGAACCGCTATAATAACCACAAAGAATACCGACAGAAGCACCAAACACAGCAGTAATGCAAACCAGGCTCAAAGCCGAAAAAACACTCGTCCGGGCACCGTATAGCAATCGAGAAAAAACACAGCGCCCCATAGCATCCGTTCCCATCGGAAACTCCATTCCCGGAGCCTGCCGCATACGCATGATATGCGTGGTATAAGGATCATTCGGGGCAAAATGCTGGGCAAACAAACTTCCTACAACCAATAAAAGGGCAATACAGAGAAATATCCTCAGCCATAAATTCTTATGATTTATTTTCATGTGCCTACTTTCAACTCTCAGTAACTCGTGGGTCAAAATAACGGTAAGCAAGGTCGGTCATCAAATTGATAAGTACATAGATGATCGCAATGTAAACTACGAATCCTTGTATAACCGGGTAATCCCTTGCTGTAATAGCGTCCATTACCAGCTTCCCCATTCCCGGCCACTGAAAAATTGCCTCGATAACAACACTGCCGGCAAATAAGTGGCCCACTGCAAAGCCTATAACCGTTAATATTGAAAGCATGGAATTGTGCAGAACATCTTTAACAAGTATAGTACCGGACTTTACACCTCTGGCCTGAGCCCCGGTTACATAATTCTGCCCCAACTCCCCAAGCACCTCCGCCCTTATCTGCTTGATAAACTTTCCCATTGTGGGCATTGCGAGAGCTACTGTAGGTAGAATAAGTCCCTGAAAACTGTTCTTCGCAAGCACAGGAAGCCACTGGAGAAACACGCAAAACAGATAAATCAACAATAGTGCTGCCAGAAATGAGGGTATAGCATTGGCCAAGAAAGTCAGAAATCTGACCAGATAGTCTGCAACTGTATTTCTTTTTACCGCGGTCCAGATTCCAAGTGGTATTGATACAATCAGAGAAAGAGCCAGTGCAGAAACTGCAACCATAGCTGTTTTACCCATCGCATTCCACATAAGCCGGGACACAGGCAGACCTTTTGCATAAGACTCACCGAGGTCTCCCTGCATAAAATTCCACAACCAGTTTCCGTAACGTACAATAAAAGGATCATTCAAGCCCATGTTCTGCCGCGTAGCTTCAAGAACTTCCTCGCTCGGAGCTATTCCCTGAGCTATCAACTTCTTTTGTGCCGGATCACCGGACGCAAGATACATAAGAGAAAATGTAATGAACGTTATAACCAAAAGAACTGGGATCAGTCGTAGTAGACGGTTTTTTATATATTTCAACATATAATACCTTTAAAACACAAAAAGGCGTGTGGAAAATTCATCCACACGCCGTAAACAGTATCAGCATTATTCATCAGTCATTTAGTGCAGTTTCAGCATTGAGAAAATAAAAACTGATCGGATTTCTTTCACTGCAATTGACTACTCCGGCTCTCATGACTGTCGTCTTATTAAG
Above is a genomic segment from Maridesulfovibrio sp. containing:
- a CDS encoding 4Fe-4S dicluster domain-containing protein, coding for MSKTILIDTSRCTACRGCQIACKEWHELPANKTYQVGWGSHQNPPDLNPNNYKLVRFSEHLTDNVIRWNFFPDQCRHCEIAPCKETGDMYIEEAITQDDQTGAIIFTSKTKGFDKEQFEEIKEACPYNIPRRDEKSGLLSKCTMCNDRIHNGMPPACVKVCPTGTMQFGEREDMLKLAKKRVAELKKDWPEARLVDPDSVNVIYLLIDKPENYYEFAVAESNVGPMTKKQLFAKLASPFKAMKG
- a CDS encoding formate dehydrogenase accessory protein FdhE, producing the protein MEMNSDLKQIESTLENIKNRDASYGDLVGRFGPLFKKIDQVRTFLNSMKLHTPVIDAARLAAGVPIFAETDLYNWSDAFKQSDESLLPVIADVMQLEPAVHRNLLAYMDVTENLLGLAQASIEGNLNHFEKTAEQLGIDSPAMLHYISNTIATPVLNALVCSMGDKLTSISWEHGYCPVCGSLPSISQLSLRNRADSEYLVGGGGKKYLHCSLCGHDWHHKRNTCAACGNDDSETREFLFLDNVEHERIEICHKCGKYMLNIDLRAYSSLPHLDTIQMGLIHLDLLAHEKDLAPVTPTIWNTIE
- a CDS encoding ABC transporter ATP-binding protein: MKSTVLNLQNLSAGYNGEDVIRDISFDVGVGEIFALVGESGSGKSTVLKSIMGLPSNRVRTSRGGITFNGRNLTELSTEERRNLLGDELCTVFQNPATSMNPIRKIRGQFLDTMRSHKRFDDEKSLAALRTAFIKIGLGDADRVLDCCPFELSGGMCQRVALAMAMVMEPTLILADEPTSALDVMNQRQVIEEFCILREECGASILLVTHNISLASHIADRVAIMHQGEIVECGPTRKVLDSPQHSYTKELISDVPCLLAVNSVPDFSSKFLEVSSLTKRYSIAERTIEAVRDVGFTLARGEVLGIVGESGSGKSTLSRQLLQLEETDEGSIRYEGEEVTAMNRRSLRTLYRRAQMVFQIPLTSFDQNKRIRVTMRDAVRNLTDRKRKSTVDAYINELMHKVGLEPELADRYPWEISGGQCQRAAIARALVAEPELLICDEATSALDVSSQARIADLLRSLVRESNMSMIFISHDIALVSGLCNTVLVMKNGRCVEYGPVDKIINNPENEYTMELLKASSFC
- a CDS encoding ABC transporter permease, with protein sequence MKINHKNLWLRIFLCIALLLVVGSLFAQHFAPNDPYTTHIMRMRQAPGMEFPMGTDAMGRCVFSRLLYGARTSVFSALSLVCITAVFGASVGILCGYYSGSADRIVMRFIDGIMAFPQMVLAISVAGILGGGMGNAMLAMGFASWTPYARLARSRVISLKNEEFIQAARISGCSDTVIMTKYILPNIFNSLLTFATSQIGTVMLGFAGLSFLGLGVQLPQAEWGSMISESRGMLRTAPWTVMYPAAALVITVMVFNYLGDALRDRFDVKDLGEDRV
- the nikB gene encoding nickel ABC transporter permease, with the translated sequence MLKYIKNRLLRLIPVLLVITFITFSLMYLASGDPAQKKLIAQGIAPSEEVLEATRQNMGLNDPFIVRYGNWLWNFMQGDLGESYAKGLPVSRLMWNAMGKTAMVAVSALALSLIVSIPLGIWTAVKRNTVADYLVRFLTFLANAIPSFLAALLLIYLFCVFLQWLPVLAKNSFQGLILPTVALAMPTMGKFIKQIRAEVLGELGQNYVTGAQARGVKSGTILVKDVLHNSMLSILTVIGFAVGHLFAGSVVIEAIFQWPGMGKLVMDAITARDYPVIQGFVVYIAIIYVLINLMTDLAYRYFDPRVTES